The proteins below come from a single Gossypium raimondii isolate GPD5lz chromosome 2, ASM2569854v1, whole genome shotgun sequence genomic window:
- the LOC105789396 gene encoding plastidal glycolate/glycerate translocator 1, chloroplastic, giving the protein MATPFLTTSTTLSLSLSTHLHRLSSSLSSTCFPFKPNLHRVRRSPSLLASYGNPHLFNHEDHHSTYKSLLSTRILGPKSNFLQMGPSETSCSREILVKSSASDSSNTVISTLSQKVFGVLHLVVSLGIVLAMDKFLKQAFVAAAIKFPSALFGMFCIFSVLVILDTTIPAAATSLMNFFEPALMFIQRWLPLFYVPALVVLPLSVRDIPAASGLKICFIIAGGWLASLCVAGFTAIAIRKIVNTEMVDAEPMAKPSSFAPIEFWTWGGIFLASFVSAIFYPTALGTTARTCLPFLLASTVLGYMVGSGLPSAVKKVLHPIICCALSADLAAVAFGYISQSGVDAVLGDYLTKVSSNPGAGDVLMGFLGSVILSFAFSMFKQRKLVKRHAAEIFISIILSSLFSLYSTALVGRLVGLEPSLTVSILPRCITVALALSIVSLFEGANSSLTAAAVVVTGLIGANFVQATLDKLRFRDPIARGIATASSAHGLGTAALSAKEPEALPFCAIAYGLTGIFGSLFCSVPVIRQSLLAIVG; this is encoded by the exons ATGGCAACGCCATTCCTCACCACGTCCACCACTTTGTCCCTTTCTCTTTCAACCCATCTCCACCGTCTTTCCAGTTCCTTATCCTCTACTTGTTTCCCTTTTAAGCCAAACCTCCACAGAGTCCGTAGAAGCCCATCACTTCTTGCTTCCTATGGAAACCCACACTTATTTAACCACGAAGATCATCATTCCACCTATAAATCATTGCTATCCACCAGAATTCTTGGACCCAAATCCAATTTCTTGCAAATGGGTCCTTCAGAAACTAGCTGTAGCAGAGAAATTTTAGTCAAATCCTCTGCATCAGACAGTAGTAACACTGTCATCTCCACTCTATCTCAAAAA GTGTTTGGGGTTTTGCACTTGGTTGTTTCGCTTGGGATAGTTCTGGCAATGGATAAGTTCTTGAAACAAGCTTTTGTGGCTGCTGCTATAAAGTTCCCCAGTGCATTATTCGGaatgttttgtatattttctGTTTTGGTCATACTTGATACTACTATCCCTGCTGCTGCAACAAGCTTGATGAACTTTTTTGAGCCAGCCCTCATGTTCATTCAGAGATGGCTTCCACTGTTTTATGTTCCAGCTTTGGTGGTTCTGCCACTTTCTGTTAGAGATATTCCTGCTGCTTCAGGCCTCAAGATATGCTTCATCATAG CTGGAGGATGGTTAGCTTCTCTTTGTGTTGCGGGTTTTACAGCTATTGCCATTAGGAAAATTGTGAATACAGAAATGGTAGATGCTGAGCCTATGGCAAAACCTTCCTCATTTGCTCCTATAGAATTTTGGACTTGGGGTGGTATCTTTCTTGCATCATTTGTTAGTGCAATTTTTTATCCCACAGCATTAGGGACAACTGCTCGAACATGCCTTCCCTTCCTACTTGCTTCCACTGTGCTAGGCTACATGGTTGGTTCGgg GTTGCCATCTGCTGTGAAAAAAGTTCTTCATCCGATTATTTGCTGTGCACTCTCAGCAGATCTTGCAGCAGTGGCTTTTGGGTACATTTCACAGTCGGGAGTTGATGCGGTATTAG GAGATTACCTTACAAAGGTGTCATCTAATCCTGGAGCTGGTGATGTTCTCATGGGATTTTTGGGCTCTGTCAttctttcttttgctttctCAATGTTCAAACAAAGAAAG CTTGTCAAGAGACATGCAGCTGAGATTTTCATATCAATCATCTTGTCAAgtttgttttctttgtattcAACTGCTCTTGTTGGACGTCTTGTTGGATTAGAACCAAGTCTGACAGTTTCAATTCTACCGAGATGTATAACTGTGGCATTAGCTCTCAGCATTGTTTCCCTTTTTGAAG GCGCCAATTCATCTCTCACAGCTGCAGCAGTTGTAGTGACTGGTCTAATTGGTGCAAATTTCGTGCAAGCAACACTTGACAAATTACGTTTTCGTGATCCTATTGCTCGAGGAATAGCGACTGCATCTAG TGCCCATGGATTGGGAACAGCTGCATTATCAGCCAAGGAGCCTGAAGCCCTTCCATTTTGTGCCATTGCTTATGGTCTCACTGGTATATTTGGCTCATTGTTTTGCTCAGTACCGGTAATCAGACAAAGCTTGCTCGCAATCGTCGGCTGA
- the LOC105789399 gene encoding 4-coumarate--CoA ligase-like 6, with translation MKPTSIIDNSVFHCPSLLFICQSFEIGTQRQSKGRQSQIHSSPSFCSTRRSSNYCKPTISTYFLPLSMATSLSSHISLQTSESKISDFPDWYSPETGIYSSKHPSISLPTDPFLDIVSFVFSHKHDGVTALIDSSSGYSIPYSKLLPLIQSMASGLHHLGVSQGDVVLLLLPNSSHFPIIFFSVLYLGAIVSAMNPLSSTFEIKKQVSDCSVRFAFTSLEKIDQLNNLGVHAIGVPQNIDFDSENIGFSPFHELNGGRFGKAPRPVIRQQDTAVIMYSSGTTGVSKGVVLTHGNLIATVELFVKFEASQYEYSSSKNVYLAVVPMFHIYGLSLFVVGLLSLGSTIVLMRRFDGNEAVKLIDYYGVTHFPLVPPILTTLIMTAKGATNTENSFKSLKQVSCGAAPTSRKIIEDFFQVLPHVDFIQGYGMTETSAVGTRGFNTQQCHKYCSIGLLAPNMQAKVMDWNSGSPLPPEYYGELWLKGPAIMQRYLNNDVATKMAIDEDGWLRTGDIVCFDEDGYLYVSDRLKEIIKYNGYQIAPADLEAILISHPHILDAAVIGEMDEVYGEIPVAFVVTRHGSTLNQEDVMGFVAMQVAPYKKIRKVVFTKSIPKSATGKILRRELKKLLSSSCRL, from the exons ATGAAGCCGACATCAATAATTGATAATTCCGTTTTCCATTGCCCCTCCCTGTTATTTATATGTCAGTCCTTTGAGATTGGAACTCAAAGGCAAAGCAAAGGTCGCCAAAGCCAAATCCATAGCAGTCCATCCTTTTGCAGCACCCGACGAAGCTCAAACTACTGCAAACCTACAATATCAACATATTTTCTCCCTCTATCAATGGCAACAAGCTTAAGCTCACATATAAGCCTCCAAACTTCAGAATCCAAAATTAGTGATTTTCCTGACTGGTATTCGCCGGAAACAGGAATCTATTCCAGCAAACATCCCTCTATATCTCTCCCCACGGATCCATTTCTTGATATTGTTTCCTTCGTTTTCTCTCACAAACATGATGGGGTCACTGCTTTGATCGATTCCTCCTCTGGGTATTCAATACCTTATTCAAAGCTTTTACCTTTAATCCAATCCATGGCCTCTGGTCTCCACCACCTAGGTGTTTCTCAAGGTGATGTAGTCTTGCTTCTGTTGCCAAATTCTTCTCACTTTCCCATCATTTTCTTCAGCGTTCTATATTTAGGTGCAATAGTTAGTGCCATGAATCCACTAAGTAGTACGTTTGAGATCAAGAAACAGGTTTCTGATTGTAGTGTACGTTTTGCTTTTACTTCACTTGAAAAGATTGACCAACTCAACAACTTGGGTGTTCATGCAATTGGGGTACCACAAAACATCGACTTTGATTCAGAAAATATTGGTTTTTCCCCTTTCCATGAGCTTAATGGTGGCCGATTTGGTAAAGCACCAAGGCCAGTAATTAGGCAGCAAGACACTGCAGTAATTATGTATTCATCAGGTACTACAGGTGTTAGTAAGGGAGTTGTATTAACACATGGGAATTTAATAGCTACGGTTGAgctttttgtaaaatttgaagcTTCACAGTATGAATATTCAAGTTCAAAGAATGTTTATTTAGCTGTGGTGCCTATGTTCCATATCTATGGATTATCACTTTTTGTGGTTGGATTGTTATCACTGGGTTCTACCATTGTTCTCATGCGGAGATTTGATGGCAATGAAGCGGTGAAACTAATTGATTACTACGGAGTTACTCACTTTCCACTTGTTCCACCTATACTAACAACATTGATAATGACAGCCAAAGGTGCTACCAATACTGAAAATAGCTTCAAGAGTTTGAAACAGGTTTCTTGTGGTGCTGCTCCCACAAGCAGGAAAATCATAGAGGACTTTTTTCAGGTTCTTCCTCACGTTGATTTCATtcag GGTTATGGCATGACTGAAACAAGTGCAGTAGGAACTCGTGGATTCAACACCCAACAATGTCATAAATATTGTTCAATAGGACTTCTTGCCCCAAATATGCAAGCTAAAGTGATGGATTGGAATTCTGGCTCTCCTTTGCCTCCGGAATATTATGGCGAGCTTTGGCTAAAGGGACCTGCGATTATGCAAC GATACTTGAATAATGATGTGGCCACCAAGATGGCAATTGACGAAGATGGTTGGCTACGTACTGGTGACATAGTTTGTTTTGATGAAGATGGGTATTTGTATGTATCTGACCGCTTAAAAGAGATTATAAAGTACAATGGCTATCAG ATAGCACCTGCTGATTTAGAGGCAATATTGATTTCCCATCCCCATATACTTGACGCTGCTGTAATTGG AGAAATGGATGAAGTATATGGGGAGATACCAGTGGCATTTGTGGTAACAAGGCATGGTAGTACACTCAACCAGGAAGATGTGATGGGCTTTGTGGCTATGCAG gtTGCACCttataagaaaataagaaaggTGGTGTTTACAAAATCAATACCAAAGTCTGCTACAGGCAAGATCCTTCGAAGAGAACTTAAAAAGTTGTTAAGCTCAAGTTGTAGACTGTAA
- the LOC105789400 gene encoding protein ENHANCED DISEASE RESISTANCE 2, with translation MSKVVYEGWMVRYGRRKIGRSFIHMRYFVLENRLLAYYKRKPQDNQVPIKTMLIDGNCRVEDRGLKTHHGHMVYVLSVYNKKEKYHRITMAAFNIQEALMWKEKIESVIDKHQESQVANGNKYVSFEYKSGMDNGRTASSSDHESQFSAQEDEDDAPPDLLRRTTIGNGPPDSIFDWTQDFDSELSNQNANNQAFSRKHWRLLQCQNGLRIFEELLEVDYLPRSCSRAMKAVGVVEATCEEIFGLVMSMDGTRFEWDCSFQYGSLVEEVDGHTAILYHRLQLDWFPVFVWPRDLCYVRYWRRNDDGSYVVLFRSREHENCGPQPGYVRAHVESGGFNISPMKSQNGKPRTQVQHLMQIDLKGWGVGYISSFQQHCLLQMLNSVAGLREWFAQTDERGATPRIPVMVNMASSSVSSKKTQRMFELSVPSAPSLDQTNAANRNSVLMDEYSDEDEEQMPEAEQEAYPTKSDNDFKRTALEEEPIEKIDLSCFSGNLRRDDRDNSRNCWTISDGNNFRVRSQHFCYNKTKIPAGKHLMDLVAVDWFKDTKRMDHVARRQGCAAQIASQMGLFSLVFNVQVPGSTHYSMVFYFVTKELVPGSLLHRFVDGDDEFRNSRLKLIPSVPKGSWIVRQSVGSTPCLLGKAVDCNYIRGPKYLEVDIDIGSSTVANGVLGLVIGVITTLVVDMAFLVQANMTDELPERLIGAVRVSHIELSSAIVPKLDTDPS, from the exons ATGTCAAAGGTGGTGTACGAAGGATGGATGGTGAGATATGGACGAAGGAAGATCGGCCGCTCCTTCATACACATGCGGTATTTCGTGCTCGAAAATCGGCTTCTGGCTTACTACAAGAGAAAACCACAAGATAATCag GTTCCAATAAAGACTATGTTGATAGACGGAAACTGTAGAGTGGAGGATAGAGGCTTGAAGACCCACCATGGACAC ATGGTTTATGTTTTATCTGTTTACAACAAGAAAGAGAAGTACCACAGAATCACG ATGGCAGCATTCAACATCCAGGAAGCCCTAATGTGGAAGGAAAAAATAGAGTCTGTAATTGATAAG CATCAAGAGTCACAAGTTGCAAATGGAAACAAATATGTTTCTTTTGAATATAAATCTGGGATGGATAATGGGAGGACTGCTTCATCATCAGATCATGAAAGTCA GTTTAGTGCCCAGGAGGATGAAGATGATGCTCCTCCAGATTTACTGAGGAGAACGACAATTGGAAACG GTCCTCCAGATTCAATATTTGACTGGACACAGGACTTTGACTCAGAATTGTCAAATCAAAATGCGAACAACCAAGCTTTTTCTAGAAAACATTGGCGCCTCCTTCAATGTCAAAACG GACTTCGCATTTTTGAAGAGCTTCTTGAAGTTGATTACCTT CCAAGGAGCTGTAGTAGGGCAATGAAGGCTGTCGGTGTTGTGGAAGCTACATGTGAGGAAATATTTGGTCTTGTAATGAGCATGGATGGAACTCGATTTGA GTGGGATTGTAGCTTTCAGTATGGTAGTTTAGTTGAAGAGGTAGATGGGCATACTGCCATACTTTATCACAGGCTTCAGTTGGACTGGTTCCCTGT GTTTGTATGGCCTCGTGACCTATGCTATGTGCGTTATTGGCGCCGAAATGATGATGGAAGTTATG TTGTATTATTTCGTTCTAGGGAGCATGAGAATTGCGGCCCACAACCAGGATATGTGCGGGCTCATGTTGAGA GTGGAGGGTTCAACATTTCCCCTATGAAATCTCAAAATGGGAAGCCCAGAACACAGGTGCAGCATCTCATGCAGATTGATTTAAAAGGATGGGGCGTGGGTTATATTTCATCATTTCAGCAACACTGTCTTCTTCAGATGTTAAATAGTGTTGCCG GATTGCGTGAATGGTTTGCTCAAACAGATGAAAGAGGTGCTACTCCTAGAATTCCAGTTATGGTCAATATGGCCTCATCTTCAGTTTCCTCAAAGAAGACTCAGAGGATGTTTGAGTTATCTGTTCCCTCTGCCCCTTCTCTTGATCAAACAAATGCTGCAAACCGAAACTCTGTGTTGATGGATGAATACTCTGACGAGGATGAAGAACAAATGCCTGAGGCAGAACAAGAG GCATATCCAACTAAAAGTGACAATGATTTCAAGAGAACAG CCCTGGAAGAAGAACCaattgagaaaattgatttgTCATGCTTTTCTGGTAATCTACGACGCGATGACCGCGATAATTCTCGTAACTGTTGGACTATATCAGATGGTAACAATTTCAGAGTCCGTAGCCAACATTTTTGTTACAATAAAACAAAG ATTCCTGCGGGGAAGCATTTAATGGATCTTGTTGCTGTTGATTGGTTTAAAGACACAAAAAGAATGGATCATGTTGCTAGGCGTCAAGGATGTGCTGCACAA ATTGCTTCACAAATGGGGCTTTTCTCTTTGGTCTTTAATGTTCAA GTTCCTGGCTCAACACACTATAGTATGGTATTTTATTTTGTGACAAAGGAACTAGTACCTGGTTCCCTTTTGCATCGATTTGTTGACGGTGATGATGAATTCCGCAATAGTAGACTGAAGCTTATTCCATCAGTACCAAAG GGATCATGGATTGTGCGACAGAGTGTTGGGAGCACCCCTTGTTTGTTGGGAAAAGCTGTTGATTGCAACTATATCCGTGGTCCTAAGTACTTAGAA GTTGATATTGACATAGGTTCTTCTACGGTTGCTAATGGAGTCCTGGGGCTTGTTATTGGTGTAATTACAACATTGGTGGTTGACATGGCTTTTCTTGTACAG GCAAATATGACGGATGAGCTGCCAGAGCGGCTAATTGGTGCGGTCCGTGTTTCTCATATAGAGCTATCGTCTGCCATAGTTCCAAAGCTCGACACTGATCCATCTTGA